The Salvelinus sp. IW2-2015 unplaced genomic scaffold, ASM291031v2 Un_scaffold16475, whole genome shotgun sequence genome contains the following window.
GCGTCAGAACACACCACCAGAGACGGGAGAGGAGTGAGAGCTGGACCAAACAGGAAGCCCTAATCCAGAATGTGTTTACAAGTGACTTTTATTGCCATCCAGTGACTATAGTTTTAGACACCACtggtgttttttcccccttctctctgggGCTTGTGGGAAATTATGCTATGATGGACTGGGCTGGGTTTATTTTGGCTTCCAAAGTttctgacccctgaccttgaACTTCCACTCTGCACTCAGTCAACTTAACCTTCCACTACTCTGAATTCTGTCCCAATTCCCTCTGCCCTTCTCCAGATGACTACGGGATGCTGTTATTGGCCGAGGCCCTTCTGGAGGAGTGTCTACATGACAACCTGAGTCTTTTACGCAATGCCACTCCTTTGACGGACATCAACCAGCCCAAACTGTCCCGGTCCAAGGGCTACCTCAACTCCATCCTGAGCAGGGGACGGCTGGTGGTCAGTCTGAGCATCTCCCCTTTGTGTCACCTCCTTCTACACCTCACTTCCTCCGATTCTATCTCGTTAACTTATCTCACCAAGTTTCCAATTAGTCTATTCTTTTCACATTTACCTGTTTTCTCTGTCACTCTTCACTTAGTCTCTCGTAACAGTCTTAACAATAAAATGATGGTATTGGCTGCCTTCCCTTTTTTACTtacctgtttgtcattgtgtcaAAAACTCACAGCCCTTGTGTCATGtcgtgtctgtcgtgtctgtcgtgtctgtcgtgtctgtctgtcgtgtcgtgtctgtctgtctgtctgtctgtctgtctgtctgtctgtctgtctgtccccacaCAGCCCAGGCACCTGAACGAGGCTCTTCTCCTGATGGCCAAAATACACTATGTCCAGGGCTGTTACCATGACGCACAGGGCATGTGTGCAAGGGTGGGTATAGACGAGCTGACGGGGGATGAGCAGCCCCTCTACCACCTGCGTCTGCTCGCAGAGGCCTTTGTCATCAAAGGTACCAATCCTTTCATAGGCAGATACTGGGTGATATGGAATATGGAAAACACATGATGTTTGACCTGTCTGGTATTTGTTCAGTAGACAGACTAAACATTCTGTGTGACCTGAGATTTTTACTTGATTATGACCTATGCTAAATGGATATTCAATGCGCAAAGTAAACAAATGACCAGGGCccgttttcatcaagcatctattcattataatccaaacatcgaaactgatcctagatcaacactcctactctgagacgctatTTGAATACGAGCCCAGAGCTACAAATGATGATTTCTATCAGGTATCCTCTGGTTTTAGTCTCCATCTGTACAGTGTTATGATTACATGGAGCTCAGATATGATTTGCATACTGGCATTACTGCCTTTCCGATGAACTAGACAAAGAGACAGCCAAAGCCTGTAGACTGGCACGTTTCCCTGAAAAACACTCAAGTTGAACAGCACTGTGCATAAATGTACCTAATGATCTAGTTCCTAATCTCCCATGGCAGGAGTTATTATAGGCCTGTGATGACTATAACCTTGTATGGGTTTAGAAGTGGCCCGTTCTAGGCTGTATGAATACAATCATTAGAATGAAATGCGACTGGGAAACGTCTGTTTGATTGGAGAGATCAGTATCTCCATACACCCCGGGTATGTTTATATGAATGTAGATCAGTATATAAAGAAGTGTTTCCATACCTAGGTATGTTATATGAATGTAGATCAGTTTCTCCATACCAGGTATGTTTATATGAATGTAGATCAGTTCTCTCCATACCCCAGGTATGTTTATATGAATATAGATCAGTGTTCTCCATACCCAGGTATGTTTATATGAATGATAGATCAGTTTCTCCATACCCAGGTATGTTTATATGAATGTAAGATCAGTTTCCATACCCAGGTATGTTTATATGAATGTAAGATCAGTGTCTCCATACCCAGGTATGTTTATATGAATGTAGATCAGTTCTCCTAACGCGGTATATGTTTATGTGATAAAGATCAGTATCTCCATACCCAGGTATGTTTATATGAATATAGATCATTGTCTCCATACCCCAGGTATGTTTATATGAATATAGATCAGTGTTTCCATACCACAGGTATGTTTATATGAATATAGATCATTGTCTCCATACCCAGGTATGTTTATATGAATATAGATCTGTGTCTCCATACCCAGGTATGTTTAATGAATATAGATCAGTGTCTCCATACCCCAGGTATGTTTATATGAATATAGATCAGTGTCTCCATACCCAGGTATGTTTATTGAATATAGATCAGTGTCTCCATACCCAGGTATGTTATATGAATATAGATCAGTATCTCCATACCCCAGGTATGTTTTATGAATTAGATCAGTGTTTCTCCATACCCCAGGTATGTTTATTGAATGTAGATCAGTTTCTTCTCCATACCCCAGGTATGTTATTGAATGTAGATCAGTATCTCCATACCCCAGGTATGTTTATATGAATATGATCAGTATTTCCATACCCCAGGTATGTTTATATGAATGATAGATCAGTGTCTCCATACCCCAGGTATGTTTATATGAATAGTGTCAGTGTCCTCATACCCCAGGTATGTTTTATATGAATTATAGATCAGTATCTCCATACACAGGTTTGTTTTTATATGAAATAGATCAGTATCTCCATACCCGGTGTGTTTTATGAATGTAGATCAGTGTTCCATACCCCAGGTGTGTTTATATGAATTAAGATGCAGTGTCTCCATACCCCAGGTATTGTTTATATGATATAGAATCAGTATCTCCATACCCCAGGTATGTTTTATGAATGTATATCAGTATCTCCATACCAGGTATGTTTATTGATGTTGATCAGTGTCTCCTACCGAGGTTATGTTATATGAATATAGATCAGTTCTCCATACCCAGGTATATGTTTATGTGAGTAAGATCAGTATCTCCATACCCCAGGTATGTTATATGAATATAGATCATTGTCTCCATACCCCAGTATGTTTATATGAATATAGATCAGTGTTCTCCATACCAGGTATGTTTATATGAATATAGATCAGTTCTCCATACCCAGGTATGTTTTATGAATTAGATCAGTGTCTCAATACCCCAGGTATGTTATATGAATATAGATCAGTGTCTCCATACCCAGGTATGTTTATTGAATATAGATCAGTGTCTCCATACCCCAGGTATGTTTATATGAATATAGATCAGTGTTTCCTACCCAGGTATGTTTATATGAATATAGATCAGTGTTCCCATACCCAGGTATGTTTATATGAATGTAGATCAGTGTCTCCATACCCCAGGTATGTTTATATGAATGTAGATCAGTATCTCCATACCCCAGGTATGTTTATATGAATATAGATCAGTATTTCCATACCAGGTATGTTTATATGATGTAGATCAGTATCTCCATACCCCAGGTATGTTTATATGAATATAGATCAGTGTCTCCATACCCCAGGTATGTTTATATGAATATAGATCAGTATCTCCATACCCAGGTATGTTTATATGAATATAGATCAGTGTCTCCATACCCCGGTATGTTTATATGAATATAGATCAGTTTCTCCATACCCCAGGTATGTTTATATGAATATAGATCAGTTCTCCATACCCCAGGTATGTTTTATGATAATAGATCAGTGTCTCCATACCCCAGGTATGTTTATATGAATGTAGATCAGTGTCTCCATACCCCAGGTATGTTTATATGAATGTAGATCAGTCTCCATACCCCAGGTATGTTTATAGATTATCAGATCGTCATCCCATACCAGTATGTGTTATATATGAATATAGATCAGTATTCTCATACCCAGGTATGTTTATATGAATGAATAGATCAGTGTTCCATACCCCAGGTATGTTTATATGAATATAGATCAGTGTCCTCCATACCCAGGTATGTTTATATGAATATAGATCAGTATCTCCATACCAGGTTATGTTTATATGAATACATCAGATATCTCCATACCCCAGGTGTGTTTATATGAATGTAGTCAGTGTTCCATACCCCAGGTTTGTTTATATGAATAAGATCAGTGTCTCCATACCCCAGGTATGTTTATATGAATATAGATCAGTATTCCATACCCCGGTATGTTTTATG
Protein-coding sequences here:
- the LOC112080754 gene encoding tetratricopeptide repeat protein 7A-like — translated: MATSRVSFSQYRLEAEIDRYRAECQWDKIPPIVEQLVAARFHEDDDYGMLLLAEALLEECLHDNLSLLRNATPLTDINQPKLSRSKGYLNSILSRGRLVPRHLNEALLLMAKIHYVQGCYHDAQGMCARVGIDELTGDEQPLYHLRLLAEAFVIK